Genomic window (Daucus carota subsp. sativus chromosome 5, DH1 v3.0, whole genome shotgun sequence):
CAATTAGGATTTATTCTTAATCCTTAGCCAAATCCTTGTCTGATATTCAAAGCTAAGACTCGGTTCATCTGGCAACCACAAAGAAGAGAAGTCCAATTGACTGGATCCTGCATCTGAAAGCAAACTCTGCAAACTCTGCGTTTACTTAAAAATTTCATTACATTTAAAGGAGGATCGTCCCACATTTTTGTCGGAGTTATACAAGAACGTATCACCATATTTAAATCTTAGAATATAACGCCTTCAACAAGGCCCTTGACAAACAGTAATGGGATGCCAGCCTGCATCAATACTGAGCTTGCTTTGTCATGTAAATTCACTTTGGAATATGATACATGTAAGGCttaaaaacaaacaagaaataAGAATAGCTTATTTATTATAGATTAATTAATTCAGTTGATTACATAGCCAATATTATTGACCGAAGTTAAATAGTAGcatacaaatatcaaaaaatggaAAAAAGTAATGATAGATGCTCAAAAGTTGCAATACTGACACATACAATGTAAACATCACAAATAAGATAGGGTTtatcttaatctaattaagaAGCACTAGGTTACCCCATATGGTTTATCTTAAAGCATGATAAAATGAGGGAAATAAAAAGGTTGTAGGAATATAATTATTGAGAAAATAAGTTCCACAATCGACCACCAAAATCAGCATTTATCCTAAGTAAATGCTTGTCAATGGCGCTTGGGGGCTTTCTCATCAAAATTATGATGCTTGTGACGTTCAAACGGTGTCCTTGACGTGTTATAAACACTAGATACGTAAAATTAGTGATCCTGGTTTCAGAAAGGACTGCTAGCAACTTCGAAGGAATGGGCAGGGAgtttaacataaaatataaacacCTGTGATAAACCAATAAACATGAAAGCATACATGGAAACTAGCTACAAGAAATATCAGTCATCCTATCTTTCGCTAGGTGTTCCTTTTTAGTAATAGAATTTCGCAGGAATAGTGTTCAACAAAATCCCAGCCTTGAAAAACATTTCCCAATCAAAATCAATGAGACGAGAGGGATGCACTAAGAGATAATTACCTTgagatataaattaaatattagagTGGTTACAAGTTGATAAGCACCAACATGAAAGAGTTAAAAAGGTCGTCGTCTTCCCTTTCTTTGAGAATGAGGCTTCTTCCCTCTATTGATGTCAGTGAAGACAATGACAAAGCAATGGTGGTGAGATTTAGCATAAAGAGGATTTAAATTAATATGGAAAACCAGATATTCACTTGAATTGAAATTACTCCACTACAAAAAAAGTGGGCATTTCTGACCGCCGAAATTGGTCGGAAATAAAGAGAGTTGGTCGGTTTTCATCTCATAACCGACCACCGACCGACCGATTGCATTGGTCCTTTAAAACCTGCTCGTTATATAAATAAGTGATCGGTAGGAAATGAAACTTATAACCAACTGACGACTGACCACTACTTTTAGCCAGTAATGTTTTGCCATTTTCTTAGAACTTGGCCCCACCTGTGAGTCTGTGACTTGGCATACACGTGGATAGGCCTAAAAGCGACTAAAGGCAGTCAGAAATGAGACGGTCGGAAAGAAATTTCAGGGTTCATTCGGGGAGCCCTGTTTTAAAACCAACCCACACCCACTTATAATTGATCGATCTCTGCCGGTCGGTTGCATTGGTCGTGAATAACCCAATCTTTTCTAACCGACTTCGTTTGGTCGGTAgatcggtcggaaatgaccgcTTTCTTTCTGAATACAATGATCGGTTGGTTTTGGCGGTTGGAAATGCTCTCTTTTCTTGAATCTAAAGCAAGGAAGGCGCGCGCAGTAATATCTCATCGATTATTGCCACAATActtgttaaattattaaaaaaaaaatcatcccTCGGAAGTTGGAAAGCATTTAGATTGTGTTAGCCCTAAAAGCCTGTATAAGCTTTGCATTAAGGCAAAACACACATATTATAACACTCAAGTCACTTAGTCTCCATTTAAAAAAACTACCCAAGTGAAATACATTTAAATTTTGGCATCTTGGCATTAAGAGAGAAACACATTTAGGATTGCTAACTTTGTGTGCGACTGAGAAATACACAAATGTTATCCGATCGAGCAGTAATCGTGTCAATGCTATCTTTGGTAAGCCTTGTTTTTAGCTTCCGTTATTGTATTCGAGCAATGCAGGCACAATCCACACTCACTATACAGTCATGCTAAGTAGCAATGTCCAATATATAGAACCAGGCACCTGTATTTTGCTTGATTCATAATCCCCAAACATAATAGAACAGTACATATCTCACAAATAATACTACACTTTTCTAATCAAAAAACATAACTGCCGTCCCCAAATTATGAAAATCACAGAGTCACTATGGAATATGGCCGGTAAATGCAAGGCTGAAAAACTAATAAGACATATATAAGAATATCTTCTTTATCAGAGACTAGTGATCAGTAGACATCAGTAGCACGAGTTTCAGTAAACGGAAAAAGTTAAAGATAGAAGCTAAATAAATAGTTGTCATACATCATAGACATTCACAATGTGAAAAACACAGCATAGGCAGACTGAAATCGCATATTAATTACGTCAACTTATGCTAAGAAACATTGGATTACCCCACATGGTTTATCTTAAGGTCTGATAAAATGAGGGAAATTACTATTGGAGGAATACAACTATTGACAAAATCAGTTCCATAATTAACCACCAAAGTCAGCATATCCCAAGTAGACGTAAGACAGCAATAAATCATGGAATTTGATACAAAAACTCAattctaataaaattaataggAAACATCAGTTATTACATGAAAAGAAATTCAAAAGTTTCAAAACATAATGAAATTAAATGTCACAATTAACCAGAATTATATTAAGCAAAGACATTTAACTTAAACCACAAGGACCACATTATTTCCGACATCACTTCCCTCTTCTTGTTGCTCACACTTTAGCCTGAGTTGGATGTTGCACCCTAATCATCATGACTTTtatcatcatcagttgagatACTTTCTTCATCCTTTTCCACATTGTAGTCCCACTCAAGTTGCAGCTGCCTCCAAGGTGAAGCAGTCCACTTGACTGGTTTGGACCCTGCAACTGGAAAAAGGCTCTTTTTATGGTTGAAAATCTCCCAGGAGGTAGTACGGCGAAGATTTGTCGGCGCTTGCTTGTAGGGGTTATAAAGAAACCGGTTGTATCTATAATCAACCAGTATGAACTCAACGCTGTTGAAAATTCCCTGAGGACGATAAAAATGCTGATCACCTACATCAAAACTGAGCTTCATAGTCCACGATGCCTCTACTCCACCACCACTAAGGCATGCTTCATCATCCAATGTCCACAATTTCACCTTATTTTCAGATCGTTCACACATCATAACAGCAATTGAATCATAATATTCAGCAATGCAAGTGTCTTCAGGATCTACAGGGAgcttaatatcataaataaataccTCCTTGTTTAGATCAAAAGCCATCATACCTTTATGTCCCGTTGTTAACAAAAATCCGTGCAAGCATACTTCTAACGCTACAAAGGGAACATCGATGGGCAGAATTTGCTTAATTGGATACATCTTTCGCCAAGCATTCCTGTTTGAAGAATACACTGAAGTAGAGGAGAATACAATTTCAACAACTTTACAATCAAAATCTTTCTGATCAAAACCAAAGCCTATAATCTGCTGCTTTAAGAGGCGACCTTCGGCTTGAGAGGGAACTAGTTTGGAGAGTTTTGTAGCAGGGTTCCAAAGGTAAATATCATATCTCCTTCCATGCTCAACAAGAACACAAACAATGCCACAATTAGAACCCAAAATTCTAGAAGATGTTGGTCCAGAAGAATAGTAACCTTCAGAGTAAGGATAGTCGAGTTGTTCTAAAACGTCGCCAGAAGTGAGGTGGGTGAGTGAAAAAGGGCCCCAGCCTTGTAGTTCTAGATTTACTGAATGATGAACGATAAGAGTTTCATCATCCTCCCCACTTGAGATTGAGCGACGGAGATGATCTGTGACGAAACGACGGCTCGAAATGTTGGACAGCCAGGATTTGCAAACACACTTGGATGCAAGTAGATCCTTCACCGGAAGGCGGAGGAAAATCTCAAACCAGAGGTCATCTGTTAAATTGCTCATCGCTGTTTCCGGACTTCTTTTCCTCCTATTATGATTTTCTTCCTGTGGGAATGATGGGAGAGTTGACGAAGATTTATCACTATTATTTTTCGTAAATACCCAAGTCtaaatgaatttttgtaaaaatactgtcattaactaaaacaaattgtaaaaatactatctttcaaaaaatatttgcaaaaatacgaagATTGCATTTGCAATTACATCTGTAACTACTGGCAACCATATacgcaaccacaaatgcaacttgAAAAATCTATTGAAaagtatatttatttgaataataagttgcaactgatggcAAAGATAGAGAACTGAATGCCCCTTTGGGGCCATTACTAATAACACCAAAATaatcaacaaaattaaaatcaacaagcattgcaacaaaaaaatcaactaaagcaacaaattaaaaatcaacTCAAAAGCAACCAACTAATACAAACAAGAAAACAACTCAAAGCAACCAGCCAAGACTTACGGTCCATCTCTCTTTCTTGATTTTCCTTCTGCCTCCTCCGCCTAAGCAActacaaaatcaaaaacaacaATCAGTGCAACCAGCAATCAATCTCATCAATTTTTTTGATTCAATCTTTGATTTACCCAAAATCTGAAATcctaattaatcaaaaattcatCTTATTAATTGAAAGTTCGAGAGAAAGGGAGAGAAGGCGTGACGAGAGATAACGAGATATAGGGAGAAGGTGAAGAGAGCGAGGataaagagaaagagagagataaaGAAAGCACCGAGATAGAGGTAGATGAGGGAGAAATGAAGACAAAGATACAAAGAGTTACTGGGGCAAACATATAGTATAACCGCAATTAATATGTTAAAAGGGGGTAGTTTTGTCaaattctcttctttttttcttctcatttaattgagtaaataatatttgaaagcagtattctaaaattgttttcaatttattaaaaaatattctgattaatttttataaaaattcactAATTTATAGAATATATTCACCGATTTGATGAAAACCCtacaatttataaaagaatCTCCGATAAATCtccaataaaattttgaatcagTAGGTCCACCGATTTTCGATTTCCGATTTACACAACCATGTTTGAAGAGATATAAGCACACCTTTTGTCTTAAAAATcgataataaataaatacatttgAAATATTTGCATATAAAGTAGATTCGTATTAATCTCACATCGATactaatctatactatattattaaagccgaaacattgaaagtttggtcggtcgataCTTGGACCGAAATATAGGTCTacctatataatcaattattctcTTAGAAACCATCATTTTCTGCAACCAaaacattacaaattttattatttacaaagcatgttatatgattattgttatttcattaaaacttaaaaaaaaacacgGTATGTTTTGCAAGCTGAACATATTTTGCGGAGTCCATGTTTTTAATGTCCTTCTTGCAAAACATATATGATTGTTCAAGATTTTTAACTAAATAATGATtctttatgtaatataatttttaaaattataagttttGTTTATAATTTGACCAAAAACGGTCGAATCAATACATTCTACCAAATATGGTCGAAAATATAAATTCGACCAAAAGCGGTCGACAAATACTGTAATCATTTTAAAGGTTTCAAATTTGAAAGTGCTACAAATTTCCGCTTTTCTTCCAGTGAACCGGTCGAAGTTTTTTCCCGTCCATGGACTCGGTCGAAAATAACATCCCGTCGAAAATATCCATGTGGCAGGAAATTTCCCGCACTTTGGATCATAGAATTTTTCACAATTTCTAGGCGAAAATATAATTTCGACCGTTTCCAGTCGAATATATTGTTTCGACGGAGTCTTGTCGAAAATATATTTCGACCAAATCTAGTCGAAATCTGTTTTTGGCCGAAAAAATAGCTGCTTTTCCTCTAGTGACTATTCCCCTTTTCTAAGAATATGGTGCTTTGGAGGAGGTACTTAATTAGTTCATAATTCGGTCATGTTACACAAAAATGGAACAAAAAGGTAATCACAAGCAACACCGATTTCTGATACCGGCAGATGGAAGTAAACTAGTGTCTGATGACTAGAAGCTGAAGATCAGTGTAGTATTATGAGGAAGCCAAGCTCCTGGGGGACATAATTTTATCTCTGGTATTTTTGGACAAGATGAAGAAAAGAACTGTAGGTAAGATTTCTTCCATTAAGAATTAAATTAAGGAACGGAACAATAGTAATGCATTGTCAAAGAATTCAGGAGTAAATAAAATTAACAGCTTAGGTGTAATATCAGTTTTACGACCAGTCTCTTCAGTGCatgaaataataaatgaaattcattaaaatatagcCTGGGTCCTGGTGATGATGCTCTTGTCCACCTGCAAAGCCCTGACGAGTATATCAGTTGATATGTCCGGCTTAGAACCGAACACTGCATTTGCGATAGTAATCACTCCTGGATTTTGGCTGCTAAGTCCGGCAATAGCCATTGCTTTACCATTTCCTACATTTTTCTGGTAATGTACGAGACCGATGGGGAACACAAAAACATCACCCTTGTTCAGAATCTTTGAGATCAAACGATTGTCGGGATTGGAGGTGATGAATCCAACTTCAAGGCTGCCTTCCATGACGGTCAGGATTTCAGTGGCACGAGGATGGGCGTGAGGTGGGTTGATGCCCCATGGTGCATAGTCAATGCGGGCGAGAGAGATTCCAAGCGTGTTGAGTCCAGGAATTTGAGTAGCGGAAACCAGAGTTACCCTTGATCCAACTGCATTGCTTGTGTTGCCTGCTAAGTGAAGTCCACTGAAGGAGAAGTCACTGGCTTCTACCGTGCTTGCTTTCTTACACGCCAGACCATTCAGAAGAACTACAGTTTCCAAATATAGTGTTAAAGTTAAGtcgacataaatatataatcggAATAGTGGACATAAATATTAGTGATTTAGTATTGTGATACCTTGGCTATTGGATTCAGCAACGCAGAAATCTTGAAGAGGACTATGGTCAGCAGCCATGGCCAATGAGGAGGAAAGAGCTATAAGCCCTACAAAGATGAGTAAACCTgccattaattaattatatatttcccTTCAAATGAAATCCTGAGTATATAGTTTTCGAATGAGTATGAATATTGTGCAATGCTTGAAGCTATATCCAGTAATGAGTTGTGATGAAGTACATATACACGCAGCTTTGCAGCCTGCAGTGCAGGGAGATATCCTTCCAGCTATTAGATTGCATGGACGCCGACTGCCGtcctttgattatatatctcaCGAAAGGGTCATCCAGTTCTTTTTACATACGCATAAACGCGTGAAAGATTATCATAAATTTGTCACGTAAAACATTGACTTGGCTAAGAAACCCGATTACACATATAGTACCGCCGATCCAGATTAAATATTAGATAGGTTATTTGACTTATTTCTAATCAAACTAATCTGCCCATTTGGTAATCATGCATGATGGGAGGGCGGATGAACGCATATATTTAGTTTACTTTAATTTGAGTTTACTCTTTTGAGTCtttatattatactccctccgtcctttttagttgtcattgatattgtgccggtcaaattgaccaaaattggactgaaatttattaatattttatcaatcgataaaataaaaaaaaatgtcatcgaaaataacttttaatatactttaagatgtaattttcagttttttaaaataatgaaagggtgacttataatctttgaacaaaatttagttaaattgacaaacaaaaatagaaatgtgacaataAAAATGGACCGAGGGAGTAAACTAGTAAACTACCATAAATACTTGTGCTAGACACAGGGCTATATATATGGATGGCGATGAGAAGCCAGCTAGCTACAGACATCGTTAATAAATGtgagaaatatcaaaaaattgaatTCGGGTTTTACAAGCAGGTGAAATATATTCTG
Coding sequences:
- the LOC108222569 gene encoding F-box protein At4g11590-like; amino-acid sequence: MSNLTDDLWFEIFLRLPVKDLLASKCVCKSWLSNISSRRFVTDHLRRSISSGEDDETLIVHHSVNLELQGWGPFSLTHLTSGDVLEQLDYPYSEGYYSSGPTSSRILGSNCGIVCVLVEHGRRYDIYLWNPATKLSKLVPSQAEGRLLKQQIIGFGFDQKDFDCKVVEIVFSSTSVYSSNRNAWRKMYPIKQILPIDVPFVALEVCLHGFLLTTGHKGMMAFDLNKEVFIYDIKLPVDPEDTCIAEYYDSIAVMMCERSENKVKLWTLDDEACLSGGGVEASWTMKLSFDVGDQHFYRPQGIFNSVEFILVDYRYNRFLYNPYKQAPTNLRRTTSWEIFNHKKSLFPVAGSKPVKWTASPWRQLQLEWDYNVEKDEESISTDDDKSHDD
- the LOC108221352 gene encoding putative germin-like protein 2-1; this translates as MAGLLIFVGLIALSSSLAMAADHSPLQDFCVAESNSQVLLNGLACKKASTVEASDFSFSGLHLAGNTSNAVGSRVTLVSATQIPGLNTLGISLARIDYAPWGINPPHAHPRATEILTVMEGSLEVGFITSNPDNRLISKILNKGDVFVFPIGLVHYQKNVGNGKAMAIAGLSSQNPGVITIANAVFGSKPDISTDILVRALQVDKSIITRTQAIF